The genomic interval AGACGGACTCCATCCCTCGGAACACCCGGCATCCCATGATGTAGGTCTACAACGTTGACATACGGACTCGCACGGCGTCTACTGAAAGTAGCCGACTCAGGGAGCAACCCCATGGCACCACTCCATATCCACCGCCGGACCACCCGGCACCACAGCCCTCCTGACAACACGCCGCGACTGCGGCTCAGGCCGGAAAGCGACGCATACATCGACGGCGCCTGGTGGCCACGGTCGGGCGAACTCACCACCGAACTACCGGGCCTGCTGACATTTCTGGAGATTCGGATGGGCCCCATCCGGCGCGTCGTCTACGACCGGGCCAGCTGGGCACCCGCGCCGCCCACCTCGACCGTCGGCGGGCACGAGGTCCAACTCGACGCCTACCCGTTCGAGGCCGGCAACACGATGTATGTCTTCGGCAGCGACAACAGCATGCTCGTGCTGCAGGTGATCCTCTCCACCACCGACGACCACAGCGCACGTTCCACCCTCATCACCGCCGCGCGACGACCGGCAGCACAGGCCCTCGAAAAGGAAGCAAGCCCATGACGGCAATACACGCCGCCCGATCACGAAACGCCTCACCATGAACAGCAGCACCGGCCCACCCGCGGGTCACACCCAACCATTCGGC from Nocardia wallacei carries:
- a CDS encoding DUF5994 family protein; this encodes MAPLHIHRRTTRHHSPPDNTPRLRLRPESDAYIDGAWWPRSGELTTELPGLLTFLEIRMGPIRRVVYDRASWAPAPPTSTVGGHEVQLDAYPFEAGNTMYVFGSDNSMLVLQVILSTTDDHSARSTLITAARRPAAQALEKEASP